Proteins encoded within one genomic window of Geotalea daltonii FRC-32:
- a CDS encoding DUF4062 domain-containing protein gives MANSRRFVKVFLASPGDLSDERKIAKTVVDEFNSLWAEQLGYQVELVGWEDTVARCGRPQALINRDLEQCELFVGLMWKRWGTPPDVAGTYSSGFEEEFNRSVERRKADGLPEISLLFKEIDTDSLRDPGAQLKKVLDFKEQLITEKTILFEHFSDFSDFEKKFRRCIADYIKCLCNVEGQVRVNSQSQAPPSEDEKQQTSDANAQPLETPLSIEGAQFLRDFISKTERDLEQEPIEGAEIARFRLLTTILGKHGNDEYSLGVHDSNLMFAKGDKFKLGQHEISGLVASGLSNFSNENVPLWRWLAAMGEFSNSILPFYTFKGPTERRINAITAMKLISEPLPSGGKRFNRDFLLKSWFSDNSKSALRVAALNYLGEFGITSDISIIRAELDRNDNQTNNAATDAFLRIKLRESRECAILALNELRPSFVHQDLMIALFDNEAALSTESLISCIDQQCNNVRRKAIEILRKRKALPLDTVEQLLCDNDAKVRYEAINTLIEHGRTFSNDEAKKILVKPSQKSGLGMLSIASGITDETYWNHYQHHTLRLTSEKELEKITEKSSIFDFDPKFILAERQFKKRGDILRKSVEEQFKEEFSNYLNKLSEIFTMDHEVIERTRGIEDYQRKSLTRKGLNIICQKAELRDLGLVRNALKSGFVDYSSTDVEYLRKFGEWEDIKLIIDSVKRPEAGQNTLLLSTPEDSKYQVSAKAIYALGRNRLTELLSMQLPSQLLSYLIVETPDKAFRELTDETIIRLLQYEDEKVRKCIALKCIRALTKKRLIKLLADYMSSDEQQYYNVIHWLDFGVSTPRDRAIQASDKVLKKEWNR, from the coding sequence ATGGCGAATAGTCGAAGATTTGTGAAAGTGTTTCTTGCATCACCAGGTGACCTATCCGATGAACGCAAAATTGCAAAAACTGTGGTCGATGAGTTCAATTCATTATGGGCAGAACAACTCGGATATCAAGTTGAGCTTGTGGGATGGGAGGATACTGTAGCAAGATGTGGTCGTCCCCAAGCTCTTATAAATCGTGATCTAGAACAATGTGAACTCTTTGTGGGCTTAATGTGGAAGAGATGGGGAACCCCGCCGGACGTAGCTGGGACGTATTCATCTGGCTTTGAAGAAGAATTTAACAGATCCGTTGAACGCCGAAAAGCTGATGGACTCCCTGAAATAAGTCTCCTTTTTAAGGAAATTGATACCGATAGCCTTCGTGACCCAGGAGCACAACTGAAAAAAGTTTTGGATTTTAAAGAACAACTCATCACTGAGAAAACAATTCTATTCGAGCATTTTTCTGATTTTAGTGATTTTGAAAAGAAATTTCGACGATGCATAGCAGACTACATAAAATGCCTATGTAATGTCGAAGGACAAGTTAGAGTTAATAGCCAGAGCCAAGCCCCACCTAGTGAAGATGAAAAACAACAAACATCAGATGCAAATGCACAACCTCTCGAAACACCACTTTCCATAGAAGGTGCTCAATTTCTGCGAGACTTCATATCAAAAACGGAGCGGGATTTAGAACAAGAACCCATTGAAGGTGCAGAAATCGCACGATTTAGATTGCTCACAACAATATTAGGTAAACATGGAAATGATGAGTACTCTCTTGGTGTTCACGATTCAAACCTGATGTTTGCAAAAGGAGATAAATTTAAATTGGGCCAACATGAAATAAGCGGGCTGGTTGCCAGTGGGTTGAGTAACTTTAGCAATGAGAATGTTCCTCTTTGGCGATGGCTGGCAGCAATGGGAGAGTTTTCAAATAGTATTCTGCCATTTTACACATTTAAAGGGCCTACGGAACGACGAATCAACGCTATCACTGCGATGAAGCTGATTTCAGAGCCACTTCCCTCCGGTGGAAAACGTTTTAATCGCGATTTTTTACTTAAATCTTGGTTTTCTGACAACTCTAAAAGTGCGCTTAGGGTTGCAGCTTTGAATTATCTTGGCGAGTTTGGCATTACTTCAGATATTTCGATTATCCGTGCCGAGCTAGACAGGAATGACAATCAAACAAATAATGCTGCTACTGATGCATTCCTCCGAATTAAACTTCGTGAAAGCCGCGAATGTGCGATTTTGGCGCTTAATGAACTTCGGCCATCATTTGTCCACCAAGATTTAATGATAGCACTATTTGACAATGAAGCAGCGTTGAGCACGGAATCACTTATTAGCTGCATTGATCAGCAATGCAATAATGTACGTCGTAAAGCTATAGAGATTCTTCGTAAACGCAAAGCATTGCCACTTGATACCGTAGAGCAATTGTTGTGCGACAACGATGCAAAGGTAAGATATGAAGCTATTAATACTCTCATTGAACACGGCCGTACTTTTTCAAATGACGAAGCCAAAAAAATTCTTGTCAAACCATCTCAAAAATCCGGTTTAGGAATGCTTTCCATCGCTTCAGGAATAACTGATGAAACATATTGGAATCACTACCAACATCATACATTGCGTTTAACAAGTGAAAAGGAACTTGAAAAAATTACCGAAAAATCCTCAATTTTTGATTTTGACCCCAAGTTCATCTTGGCTGAACGTCAATTTAAAAAAAGAGGAGATATTTTAAGGAAATCAGTAGAGGAACAATTCAAAGAGGAGTTTTCAAATTATCTGAATAAGCTGTCCGAAATTTTTACTATGGACCATGAGGTTATAGAACGGACACGAGGCATCGAAGATTATCAACGTAAAAGTCTCACTCGAAAGGGCTTAAACATTATTTGTCAAAAAGCCGAGTTGCGGGACTTGGGACTTGTAAGGAATGCTCTAAAGAGTGGCTTTGTTGACTACTCCAGCACTGATGTTGAGTATCTTCGTAAATTTGGTGAATGGGAGGACATCAAATTAATTATCGACTCTGTGAAACGGCCGGAGGCCGGACAAAACACTCTGTTATTATCAACCCCTGAAGACTCTAAATATCAAGTTTCTGCAAAAGCTATATATGCATTGGGCCGAAATAGATTAACAGAACTGCTGTCAATGCAGCTGCCAAGCCAGCTATTGTCCTACCTTATAGTTGAGACACCGGACAAAGCCTTTCGCGAACTTACAGATGAAACTATTATCCGTCTGCTGCAATATGAGGACGAAAAAGTTCGAAAGTGTATAGCTTTAAAATGCATTCGTGCGTTAACAAAGAAGCGCTTAATAAAGCTTCTTGCAGACTATATGTCTAGTGATGAACAACAATATTATAATGTAATTCACTGGCTCGATTTTGGTGTATCAACTCCACGAGATAGGGCAATTCAAGCTTCTGATAAAGTCCTTAAAAAGGAATGGAATCGCTAG
- a CDS encoding P-loop NTPase fold protein: MNLKEMEDSIKLYIRDMHPEYSLLITGEWGSGKTYFWENVIQAGVYIDYPNGERNTTYISLYGIQSKIEIDQLITVAISDFLRLTSANNVTSALSSLSQKHIDLDNAHEIMRASNIVLCVDDLERVKMPIDTVLGYLNKLVEHEHIRMIILCDESKIENLDVYTVQKEKLVGYTFRYVPDMDAVVNKLIAGTSKKHAYANTKKVFDEYYAISKCNNIRTISKAFSIFNSVCDYISIENIDVLDSILYFTLVIMNEYKSGLLNDKSILEIATHLEASSSFYLFKQDENSVTRKIVSKYYHGNHNGIPKFGSLFNYILYGYLNTKLLDDNVSKYIEDKSIKVRTQEELFHSDFWLLSDESMTTIAKAFLEEIAGAKIKNAVTLINLAQRLFFFSKERLITQSPVDIENGFIAALNVLRAAGQLECNKILWTPLSFNDVDLDEYRSVKATIKLICDEMQNIGQKEEVTQTFSLLDNEPDEFFKRFYETQHATTPVLSDIDANWLFNIIIKSSPDTILKFQNWVDSRYSASNIIDFLEAEKSFLEIVMSYVASYLSEHTSGIKAYSVRSLRNGLASAIQKLSRN; encoded by the coding sequence ATGAACTTAAAAGAAATGGAAGACTCAATAAAGTTGTACATAAGAGATATGCACCCTGAGTATTCATTGTTAATAACAGGAGAATGGGGAAGTGGTAAAACATATTTTTGGGAAAATGTCATACAAGCTGGGGTTTATATCGATTATCCTAATGGCGAGAGGAATACAACCTATATTTCCCTATATGGAATCCAGTCTAAAATAGAAATTGACCAGTTAATCACTGTTGCAATTTCTGATTTTCTTCGGTTGACATCAGCCAACAACGTCACTAGCGCATTATCCTCATTGTCACAAAAGCATATTGATTTGGATAATGCTCACGAAATCATGCGAGCTAGTAATATAGTTTTATGTGTTGACGATCTGGAACGCGTAAAGATGCCGATTGATACTGTACTTGGTTATCTTAATAAGCTTGTTGAGCATGAACATATCAGAATGATAATCCTCTGCGATGAAAGTAAGATTGAGAACCTCGACGTATATACTGTTCAGAAGGAAAAGTTAGTCGGTTATACATTCAGATATGTTCCTGACATGGATGCTGTAGTAAATAAGTTAATTGCAGGCACATCTAAAAAGCACGCCTACGCCAATACTAAGAAGGTTTTCGACGAGTACTACGCCATATCAAAATGCAACAATATAAGAACTATTAGCAAAGCCTTTAGCATATTCAATTCAGTATGCGATTACATTTCGATAGAAAATATAGATGTATTAGACTCAATTTTATACTTTACCCTTGTTATCATGAATGAATATAAAAGTGGCTTACTTAATGATAAATCAATACTGGAAATTGCAACTCATTTAGAAGCTTCATCCAGCTTTTATCTATTTAAACAAGATGAGAACTCAGTAACTAGAAAAATAGTATCAAAATACTATCATGGTAATCACAACGGTATACCTAAATTTGGAAGTCTATTTAATTATATCCTATATGGATATCTAAACACAAAGCTACTAGATGACAATGTGTCCAAATATATTGAAGACAAAAGCATTAAAGTCAGAACTCAAGAAGAACTGTTTCATAGTGATTTTTGGCTCCTCAGTGACGAGTCTATGACTACTATAGCTAAAGCTTTTCTTGAAGAAATTGCGGGCGCTAAAATAAAAAATGCGGTGACCTTAATAAACCTTGCTCAAAGGTTGTTTTTCTTTTCTAAAGAGAGGCTGATAACTCAAAGCCCAGTTGATATCGAGAATGGATTCATTGCAGCGCTAAATGTTCTTCGAGCTGCCGGACAATTAGAGTGCAATAAAATACTATGGACGCCTTTAAGTTTTAATGATGTCGACCTAGATGAATACAGATCAGTTAAAGCAACCATAAAATTAATTTGTGATGAGATGCAGAATATTGGTCAAAAAGAAGAGGTGACACAGACCTTTAGTTTGCTTGATAACGAGCCTGATGAGTTTTTTAAACGGTTTTATGAAACACAGCATGCGACTACTCCTGTACTTTCAGACATTGATGCAAACTGGTTATTTAACATTATTATAAAAAGTAGTCCTGACACAATACTTAAATTCCAAAATTGGGTTGACTCAAGGTATTCAGCCTCCAACATAATAGACTTCCTTGAAGCAGAAAAGAGCTTCCTAGAAATAGTTATGTCGTATGTAGCATCCTATTTATCTGAACACACTTCCGGGATAAAGGCCTATTCAGTTAGATCCCTACGTAATGGCCTTGCCTCCGCAATTCAAAAGCTTTCTAGGAATTGA
- a CDS encoding fibronectin type III domain-containing protein, with protein sequence MVTIKSNYFFRIFCQFTGGLFLILAFVNLSLSDSFAAGGDIVWQKGDLKAGTQEAQASIVDPQGNFLVTGYRNLAGDTNDDYYTVKFKADGSDIAWSAFYDRAGASDKATAIVVDAANDVIVTGYVWNGTNKDIHTIKYSGATGVVLWQHTWNGGASGNDLGTAVSVDSLNNVYVGGTTQNASGNDDLVILKYSAGGPDPDGTPLWAATYNGTAQGADQLYSLAAGIDGLAVTGQSWNGTSYDLLTIKYGFDGSNLWERRYSSGAGYVCSGKQVKMDAGGNVIVSGTAANNLDLDIYTAKHNGATGAIVWERTYNGAFNDEPNGLYVDAGGDVYVTGYTWTLSGTNDFYTARYSGSNGAIVWQQNFDSGDGNTDVAIATGIAVDEAGDVFVTGYTVAAGNYDFQTIKYKRDNGNQLWHSSFNGTAGKNDRPVGLGFSPAGDVLVGGWSDNGSDLDYYLIKYDAGALNPPTSLATATISSTSVGLSWTDNSGNEDGFKIERKLGEQGTFAQIGAVGAGITTYTDEGLIANNYYYYRVRAYNAANGDSHYSNEARALTVFVNFIAPSWSYLYNNPDDMDDFANAVAVGPDNNPVVTGYSLRAVGGFDYYTLKLSNVDKSIIWSHLYDDADSEMDVAKCVAVDGSNNAIVSGYSQLFYAPAQRNINSIYTLKYPAAGPPELWHSQYNGPGAIDDRATAIDTTTDAGNNIVVIGYGKNAAGNEDIYVVKYAAAPLLDELGNAVSSWAAVPFDGGGDDIPSAVAIGPDGNVYVTGYSETAPGSNIYNFFTAKYSGTNGALIWSDLYSVISGGDNRGNSIATDTAGDVYVTGSAKTAAGNRDIYTIKYSGSGNIAQRIWERPVAGPANGDDDGVSLRIDPIDGAIIVAGTTLTGPGDHDVTLVRYNAAGDVVWQKSLQRPVNDDQAIAMAVDASGYIYVAGNTSNGATIDVMSLIYDHEGALLGATTYNGAANGNDEASSIAVNYQGEAFIAGSSANATGNADYLVIKQVNNFILVPAPFTATPQADYSRIDLAWSSNTAGAGFRIERTLGPITSSSIWTPINTASAGTTAFVDSGLNGNTQYCYRIEAYNGSLVSRKITTCATTTLQAPVLDQLSLLSPTSVDVSWNNIPGNSGYRLERMAGGGSWTQIGNNLAPDTLLYHDTTLTAGVVYQYRINTINSAGLSLASNVQVAPVLNVLAGITAAKIDLTWPAVTGATGYKVERSTDNSTWTVIAIPGAAAVSFSDTTVVAGVLYYYRLRATNPDGDSAASLVQSGRTKLQTPAITSATTVSTSEISVNWSDPNSFESGYKLEYSDCLNQTYCASNTGYDYYWTAWTTVNLGVDATTRNISGLTPGNLYRLRVTAVGTVNSDTSTIVTARTNVSGPTNLVATAATDSSVSLSWSDVFGETNYRVLKDGVVLSGSGLPLAQNTTIYTVSGLSMNIPYCFKVQPYNGTSSSDSNEACVTIYGPPTLTSVTGVSQGQIDLAWIDVTGDVGYEVWRSAATYQSTPPASPGTGSWSVYVNGTPTPLAADTVVFNNSGLTAGYTYKYKIRYKLADGSFSAFSNEFMATTVPPTPSFSTSVVSSSQIKLSWTDKTGETSYNLQHKVRNGADCTTEDWTGVTSTSVAQNSITTTVSSLLSGTTYCFRLNAANLAGDSPWSSTVTQTTWLDAPVLNPLTGITQSKIDLSWTNITGNTGYKIERKTDTVAWSQLATPVTDVAIYSDTTAAANTTYYYRVYTKNSVGAYSVASNEQSAATLPITPPVLNTLSGITTGQIILSWNDVAGNDGYKVERSPDGANWSQVATPAQGAITYTNSGLSAGTLYYYRVSTKNTAGSYSVPSNIQSATTTPAAPSLTTKLISEARIDLTWQVVYGATNYKILRSIGGNGPWSQINNLAIPYSTLYCGYYTSPTIGCPTLVPVFTTHGDTSLTENVEYCYQMTAWNTTGGDSAPSNIVCQKTPAVGAPSLNAVTPLNSGKIKLEWSYTGAACTPVPCENPDGFQIWRLLPTGEMGLVTTVPNTGSYTDTLAIEPQKAYAYQVRAYRGGDFSPFSNTLQATTPAYTSADGTCQ encoded by the coding sequence ATGGTAACTATAAAATCAAATTACTTTTTCCGGATATTTTGTCAATTCACGGGGGGGCTATTCCTGATCCTGGCGTTTGTCAACCTTTCCCTCAGCGACTCTTTCGCCGCCGGCGGCGATATCGTCTGGCAAAAGGGCGACCTCAAAGCCGGTACCCAGGAGGCTCAGGCTTCCATTGTGGATCCCCAGGGGAATTTCCTGGTAACCGGCTACCGGAATCTTGCCGGTGATACCAACGACGATTACTACACCGTCAAATTCAAGGCGGATGGATCGGACATAGCCTGGAGTGCCTTTTATGACAGGGCGGGAGCCTCAGACAAGGCCACCGCCATTGTGGTCGATGCAGCCAATGATGTGATCGTAACCGGATATGTCTGGAACGGGACGAACAAGGATATCCACACCATCAAGTACAGCGGAGCAACCGGAGTCGTGCTTTGGCAGCATACCTGGAACGGGGGGGCCAGTGGCAACGATCTGGGCACCGCAGTTTCGGTAGACTCCCTCAATAATGTCTATGTTGGCGGGACCACCCAGAATGCTTCGGGCAATGACGATCTCGTCATTCTCAAATACAGCGCCGGGGGCCCTGATCCTGACGGGACTCCCCTTTGGGCTGCTACCTATAACGGGACAGCCCAAGGCGCCGACCAGCTGTATTCCCTTGCCGCAGGCATTGACGGACTTGCTGTAACGGGTCAATCATGGAACGGCACTTCCTATGACCTGCTCACCATCAAATATGGCTTCGACGGAAGCAACCTGTGGGAGCGGCGCTACTCATCAGGGGCCGGATATGTATGTTCCGGGAAACAGGTGAAGATGGATGCCGGCGGCAACGTAATCGTCAGCGGTACGGCGGCAAACAACCTGGACCTGGATATCTATACTGCCAAACACAACGGTGCGACCGGTGCCATTGTCTGGGAGAGGACCTACAACGGAGCCTTCAACGACGAACCCAACGGCCTTTATGTGGACGCGGGGGGTGATGTCTATGTTACGGGCTATACCTGGACCCTTTCCGGCACCAACGACTTTTATACTGCCCGCTATTCAGGCAGTAACGGTGCTATCGTATGGCAGCAGAATTTCGACTCGGGAGACGGCAACACCGATGTGGCAATAGCCACCGGCATCGCCGTCGACGAGGCAGGGGATGTATTCGTTACCGGCTATACGGTGGCGGCGGGAAATTACGACTTCCAGACTATCAAATACAAAAGAGACAACGGTAACCAGTTGTGGCACAGCAGCTTCAATGGAACTGCAGGTAAGAACGATCGCCCGGTCGGCCTTGGATTTTCGCCGGCAGGAGACGTTCTGGTGGGTGGCTGGTCGGACAACGGCAGCGATCTGGACTACTACCTGATCAAATACGACGCCGGTGCCCTCAACCCCCCCACCAGTCTGGCAACCGCAACCATTTCAAGCACCAGCGTCGGGCTCTCCTGGACCGATAACTCCGGCAACGAGGATGGGTTCAAGATCGAGAGGAAGCTGGGAGAACAGGGAACCTTTGCCCAGATTGGCGCTGTCGGAGCAGGGATCACCACCTATACCGATGAGGGGCTGATTGCCAATAATTATTACTACTACCGGGTACGAGCTTACAACGCCGCCAACGGCGATTCCCACTACAGCAACGAGGCCCGCGCCCTGACTGTGTTCGTCAATTTTATCGCCCCCAGCTGGAGCTATCTGTACAACAACCCCGATGACATGGATGATTTCGCCAATGCCGTTGCCGTCGGTCCGGACAACAATCCGGTAGTCACCGGTTACAGCCTCCGTGCCGTGGGGGGATTCGACTACTACACCCTCAAATTGAGCAATGTGGATAAAAGTATCATCTGGAGTCACCTTTACGATGATGCGGATAGTGAAATGGATGTGGCCAAATGCGTGGCGGTGGATGGCAGCAACAATGCCATCGTCTCGGGCTACTCGCAACTTTTCTACGCACCGGCCCAGAGGAACATCAACTCCATCTATACCTTGAAATACCCTGCAGCAGGGCCTCCGGAACTGTGGCACAGCCAGTACAACGGCCCCGGTGCCATCGATGACCGGGCGACGGCCATTGACACCACCACCGATGCCGGTAACAACATCGTCGTCATCGGTTATGGCAAGAATGCAGCAGGTAACGAGGACATTTATGTGGTCAAATATGCTGCGGCACCTCTCCTGGATGAGCTGGGCAATGCAGTTTCCTCCTGGGCCGCGGTGCCCTTTGACGGTGGCGGGGACGACATCCCCAGTGCGGTAGCCATCGGGCCGGACGGCAACGTCTACGTTACCGGTTACAGCGAAACGGCTCCAGGTTCCAACATCTACAACTTCTTTACCGCAAAATACAGCGGCACCAACGGCGCCCTCATCTGGTCCGACCTTTACAGCGTAATCTCCGGTGGGGATAACCGGGGCAATTCCATTGCCACAGATACGGCAGGAGATGTGTACGTAACCGGATCGGCAAAGACCGCCGCCGGCAACAGGGATATCTACACCATCAAGTACAGCGGTAGCGGCAATATCGCCCAGAGGATCTGGGAACGCCCGGTTGCCGGGCCGGCAAACGGTGATGACGATGGAGTATCGTTAAGAATTGACCCCATTGACGGAGCGATCATCGTTGCCGGGACCACATTGACCGGCCCCGGTGATCATGACGTGACCCTGGTCAGGTACAATGCCGCCGGGGATGTGGTCTGGCAGAAAAGTCTGCAGCGCCCGGTGAACGACGATCAGGCGATCGCCATGGCTGTGGACGCCTCGGGATATATCTATGTTGCCGGCAACACCAGCAACGGTGCCACCATTGACGTTATGTCACTCATCTATGACCATGAGGGGGCGCTGTTGGGTGCCACCACTTACAACGGCGCTGCCAATGGCAATGATGAAGCCAGCTCCATCGCCGTCAACTATCAGGGGGAGGCATTCATTGCCGGAAGCTCGGCCAATGCAACCGGAAATGCCGATTATCTGGTGATCAAGCAGGTCAATAATTTCATTCTCGTTCCTGCGCCTTTCACGGCAACCCCACAGGCAGATTACAGCAGGATCGATCTTGCCTGGAGCAGCAATACTGCCGGCGCCGGCTTCCGCATCGAGCGGACCCTTGGCCCCATAACCTCTTCCAGTATCTGGACCCCAATCAACACCGCCTCTGCCGGTACGACTGCTTTTGTTGACAGTGGCCTCAACGGCAATACCCAGTACTGCTACCGTATCGAAGCCTACAACGGCAGCCTGGTTTCCCGAAAGATTACCACCTGCGCCACCACAACCCTCCAGGCGCCGGTTCTTGATCAACTGTCTCTCCTGTCGCCAACGTCAGTGGATGTCAGCTGGAACAATATACCCGGCAACAGCGGCTACCGGCTGGAGAGAATGGCAGGCGGAGGAAGCTGGACCCAGATCGGCAACAATCTCGCTCCCGATACTTTGCTTTACCACGATACAACCCTGACTGCCGGAGTAGTCTATCAATATCGAATCAATACCATCAACAGTGCCGGGCTTTCCCTCGCCAGCAATGTGCAGGTTGCCCCTGTTCTCAATGTCTTGGCCGGGATTACCGCCGCCAAGATCGATTTGACTTGGCCTGCAGTTACCGGGGCTACCGGTTACAAGGTAGAGCGGAGCACGGACAACAGCACCTGGACCGTTATTGCCATTCCGGGTGCTGCCGCGGTCAGCTTCTCAGATACCACCGTCGTTGCCGGAGTTCTCTATTACTATCGCCTGCGGGCAACAAATCCAGATGGTGATTCCGCTGCCAGCCTGGTGCAGTCCGGGCGAACCAAGCTGCAGACGCCGGCCATTACATCGGCAACCACCGTTTCCACCAGCGAAATCTCCGTCAACTGGAGCGACCCCAACAGTTTTGAGAGTGGTTACAAACTGGAGTATTCCGATTGTCTGAATCAAACTTACTGCGCCTCGAATACAGGCTATGATTACTACTGGACCGCCTGGACCACGGTCAACCTGGGCGTTGACGCAACAACGAGGAACATTAGCGGTCTTACCCCCGGCAACCTTTACCGGTTGAGGGTTACGGCTGTGGGAACCGTCAATTCGGATACCAGCACCATAGTAACGGCCCGGACGAATGTTTCCGGTCCGACAAATCTGGTTGCCACTGCCGCAACGGACAGCTCGGTCAGCCTTTCCTGGTCGGATGTCTTTGGTGAAACGAATTACCGGGTGCTGAAAGACGGTGTCGTCCTCTCCGGCAGCGGATTGCCGCTGGCACAAAATACCACCATTTATACGGTCAGTGGATTGAGCATGAATATCCCATACTGCTTCAAGGTGCAGCCCTACAATGGCACAAGCTCGAGTGACAGCAACGAGGCATGCGTGACCATCTATGGTCCGCCAACGCTCACCAGCGTCACCGGCGTGTCCCAAGGCCAGATCGACCTGGCCTGGATCGATGTGACCGGTGATGTGGGATATGAAGTGTGGCGAAGTGCAGCCACATACCAATCGACTCCTCCGGCAAGTCCAGGCACCGGCTCCTGGAGTGTTTACGTCAATGGGACACCGACACCACTGGCTGCCGATACGGTTGTCTTTAACAACAGCGGGCTTACAGCCGGCTACACCTACAAGTACAAAATTCGCTACAAGCTGGCCGATGGCAGCTTTTCAGCCTTCAGCAACGAGTTCATGGCAACTACCGTTCCCCCTACGCCGAGCTTCAGCACCTCGGTAGTTTCCAGTTCCCAGATCAAACTTTCCTGGACCGACAAAACCGGGGAAACCTCCTATAATCTGCAGCACAAGGTGCGAAACGGCGCAGACTGCACCACCGAAGACTGGACCGGCGTTACTTCCACGTCGGTTGCCCAGAACTCGATTACTACGACAGTGAGCAGCCTGCTATCGGGTACCACCTACTGTTTCAGGCTGAACGCGGCCAATCTGGCGGGGGATTCGCCGTGGAGTTCTACTGTCACACAGACCACGTGGCTTGACGCGCCGGTTCTCAACCCTCTTACCGGCATCACCCAGTCAAAAATCGATCTTTCCTGGACCAACATCACCGGCAATACCGGCTACAAGATCGAGCGCAAAACCGACACTGTCGCCTGGTCACAGTTGGCAACACCTGTAACAGATGTTGCCATCTACAGCGACACCACTGCCGCTGCCAACACTACCTACTACTACCGCGTTTATACCAAAAACAGTGTTGGCGCATACTCTGTCGCATCCAACGAGCAGAGCGCAGCCACCCTGCCCATCACGCCGCCGGTGCTGAATACCCTGTCCGGCATCACCACCGGCCAAATCATCCTTTCATGGAACGACGTTGCCGGCAATGACGGGTACAAGGTAGAGCGAAGCCCCGACGGCGCCAACTGGTCGCAGGTGGCTACCCCTGCCCAAGGTGCCATCACCTATACCAACAGCGGCCTTTCTGCCGGTACCCTCTACTATTATCGCGTCTCCACAAAAAATACCGCCGGCAGTTATTCAGTGCCCAGCAATATCCAATCGGCCACCACAACCCCGGCTGCACCTTCATTGACGACAAAGCTGATCAGCGAGGCGAGAATAGATCTTACCTGGCAGGTGGTCTACGGCGCCACTAATTACAAGATCTTGCGCTCAATCGGCGGCAATGGACCGTGGAGCCAGATCAACAACCTGGCAATCCCCTATTCGACACTCTATTGCGGATACTATACCAGCCCAACCATTGGCTGCCCCACGTTGGTGCCGGTCTTCACTACCCATGGGGATACTTCCCTGACGGAGAACGTGGAATACTGCTATCAGATGACCGCCTGGAACACCACCGGCGGTGACTCGGCCCCAAGCAACATTGTCTGCCAGAAAACCCCTGCCGTCGGTGCTCCAAGCCTTAATGCCGTCACCCCTCTGAATTCGGGCAAGATCAAACTGGAATGGAGCTACACGGGTGCCGCCTGCACTCCGGTCCCCTGTGAAAATCCCGACGGCTTCCAGATCTGGCGCCTGCTTCCCACCGGAGAAATGGGGCTGGTGACAACGGTGCCCAATACGGGCAGCTACACCGACACCCTGGCCATCGAACCCCAGAAGGCATACGCCTATCAGGTGAGGGCATACCGGGGAGGGGACTTCTCACCCTTCAGCAACACCCTGCAAGCGACAACCCCAGCCTACACATCTGCAGACGGCACCTGTCAATAG